Proteins from one Candidatus Thorarchaeota archaeon genomic window:
- a CDS encoding fumarylacetoacetate hydrolase family protein, translating into TEYIAGYTIVNDLSARDLQKSDGQWVRSKSLDGFCPMGPAIVTTDELGDASGLKIQTYVNGVLKQDSSTSNMVFGVPAIVEFLSASFTLEPGDVIATGTPSGVGSARNPPEFLKPGDEVDLYIEKIGHLRNKIV; encoded by the coding sequence ACAGAGTACATTGCAGGATACACCATTGTCAATGACCTCAGTGCTCGCGATTTGCAGAAGAGCGACGGTCAGTGGGTACGGTCCAAATCGCTCGATGGCTTCTGCCCCATGGGCCCCGCCATTGTCACGACGGATGAGCTGGGTGACGCATCTGGTCTCAAGATTCAGACATATGTGAACGGGGTACTGAAGCAGGACTCGTCCACTTCAAACATGGTGTTTGGTGTGCCTGCGATTGTGGAGTTCCTCTCTGCATCCTTCACACTCGAACCCGGTGATGTCATAGCCACAGGTACACCATCCGGAGTTGGTTCTGCAAGGAACCCCCCCGAGTTCCTCAAGCCCGGTGACGAGGTGGACCTGTACATCGAGAAGATTGGGCATCTCCGCAACAAGATTGTGTGA